One region of Vigna angularis cultivar LongXiaoDou No.4 chromosome 10, ASM1680809v1, whole genome shotgun sequence genomic DNA includes:
- the LOC108326956 gene encoding protein DMR6-LIKE OXYGENASE 1 encodes MNAFVLADEFAPLFPLSPKFILPEDKRPQLSEVNSLDSIPIIDLSDPSSSLVVQKISRACEEYGFFQIVNHGVPEQVCNKMMTAITDLFNLPPEKRKELYTTDHTKNTKLYNYYLHVEGGEKVKMWSECFSHSWYPIEDVIHLLPQEIRTQYGEAFSEYAREIGSLVRRVLGLVSIGLGIEEDCFVKILGDEPRLRAQVNFYPPCPDPELTLGLPVHTDFNLLTVVLQSQVSGLQVIKDGKWIAVPAIPNAFVINLGDQIQVLSNGRFKSVHHRAVTNKLGPRVSMAMFYGPNLETMIGPIEELIDEEHPPRYRSYRFSEFLEEFYKQEGSRRMVKEVFELPN; translated from the exons ATGAACGCCTTTGTGTTAGCTGATGAGTTCGCTCCTCTCTTTCCCCTATCTCCTAAATTTATCCTTCCAGAGGATAAAAGGCCACAACTTTCAGAGGTTAATTCTTTGGATTCAATTCCCATAATAGATCTGAGCGATCCTTCATCCTCTCTGGTGGTTCAGAAGATATCACGTGCTTGTGAGGAATATGGTTTTTTCCAGATTGTGAACCATGGGGTTCCTGAACAAGTTTGCAACAAAATGATGACAGCAATTACTGACCTTTTCAATTTGCCtccagagaaaagaaaagagctCTACACAACAGATCACACCAAGAACACAAAACTTTACAATTATTACCTCCATGTGGAGGGTGGAGAAAAGGTGAAGATGTGGAGTGAATGTTTCAGTCATTCCTGGTACCCTATTGAGGATGTCATTCATCTTCTGCCACAAGAAATAAGGACTCAATATGG GGAGGCTTTCAGTGAATATGCAAGAGAGATTGGTTCATTGGTGAGAAGGGTTCTTGGTTTGGTATCAATAGGGCTTGGAATAGAAGAAGATTGCTTTGTGAAGATATTGGGGGATGAGCCTAGACTAAGGGCACAAGTCAATTTTTATCCACCATGCCCAGATCCAGAACTAACCTTGGGTCTCCCTGTGCATACTGATTTCAATCTTCTCACTGTTGTTTTGCAATCACAGGTTTCTGGTCTCCAAGTGATCAAAGATGGGAAATGGATTGCTGTACCTGCTATTCCCAATGCATTTGTAATCAACTTGGGAGATCAAATTCAG GTTCTGAGCAACGGAAGATTCAAAAGTGTACATCACAGGGCCGTTACCAACAAATTGGGCCCGCGGGTGTCGATGGCAATGTTTTATGGGCCGAATTTGGAGACTATGATTGGGCCGATTGAGGAGTTGATAGACGAGGAACACCCTCCCAGATACAGAAGTTATCGTTTTTCTGAGTTTCTTGAAGAGTTTTACAAGCAAGAAGGCTCAAGGAGGATGGTTAAAGAAGTCTTTGAGTTGCCAAATTAA